One genomic region from Conexibacter woesei DSM 14684 encodes:
- a CDS encoding glycoside hydrolase family 9 protein, which yields MASLLVSQLGLRPEDPKVVVVRADAGDAPGVDPGPLVVSREERSGDGPLAELTVTPWGELWGTRWWTADLGALREPGRYRLTLGSSHATLEIAADALVAATLLLCSADNLDARVGGKLGWQDCAFDGRGVESHAVMVLGLADALETFGAALPALEAERLRAHLAHGAEYLTACQRDDGSFMNEHYIAREHTVWHLCALATLALARASQTLAAGPPLEAAKRGWAWCTERAERPADAVRDEIAATRAIFGQYPPWLPPAELRTRDLLVLVAAGAELYRGTNDLRYRRAAIAYAAAVAERQRLDPSEHTHGLYGHFRAWAHGTLAQRAWEHVGWGYNCGAVLPDELSGVAALLDLFPDDADADRWRALLRRYAEGYLKPACALSPFSILPLGDCEGEVRFFGPAWHGFNGAYARMARTCMVLARQLQDPALEALAVRQLQWIAGANAGVPDGEGGHRGVSMIAGVGEHAVEVLSGIAGSIANGFSATPQFQLVHLDDLADRPAHLTNEDWILHNGAWLSGLAAISARPRVKVKAMLRGEPVAAHVSLALGETSIDGAVNERGVLVAEQLPRLSEGTVRVAWEELAVELPVAPVAGATLAVVVDFADALELTLAGGSGEELIAAVANRGRDASSVHVSLCASGVVLERDELELELAPGEVLPVRVGCRLDGAQPRAAWVRAVARSAWSEQTAETWWI from the coding sequence GTGGCGTCCCTGCTCGTCTCCCAGCTCGGCCTGCGCCCGGAGGACCCGAAGGTCGTGGTCGTCCGCGCGGACGCGGGCGACGCGCCCGGCGTCGACCCGGGGCCGCTCGTCGTGTCGCGCGAGGAGCGCTCCGGGGACGGCCCGCTCGCCGAGCTGACGGTCACGCCGTGGGGCGAGCTGTGGGGCACCAGGTGGTGGACGGCCGACCTCGGCGCGCTGCGCGAGCCCGGCCGCTACCGCCTGACGCTCGGCAGCTCCCACGCGACACTGGAGATCGCCGCCGACGCGCTCGTCGCCGCGACGCTGCTGCTGTGCTCGGCCGACAACCTCGACGCACGCGTCGGCGGCAAGCTCGGCTGGCAGGACTGCGCGTTCGACGGGCGCGGCGTCGAGAGCCACGCCGTGATGGTGCTCGGGCTCGCGGACGCGCTGGAGACGTTCGGCGCGGCGCTGCCGGCGCTCGAGGCCGAGCGCCTGCGCGCGCATCTCGCGCACGGCGCGGAGTACCTGACCGCCTGCCAGCGCGACGACGGCTCGTTCATGAACGAGCACTACATCGCGCGCGAGCACACCGTCTGGCACCTCTGCGCGCTCGCGACGCTCGCGCTGGCGCGCGCGTCGCAGACGCTCGCCGCCGGTCCGCCGTTGGAGGCGGCCAAGCGTGGCTGGGCGTGGTGCACTGAGCGCGCCGAACGGCCGGCCGACGCGGTGCGCGACGAGATCGCCGCGACGCGCGCGATCTTCGGGCAGTACCCGCCGTGGCTCCCGCCGGCCGAGCTGCGCACGCGCGACCTGCTGGTGCTCGTGGCCGCGGGCGCGGAGCTGTACCGCGGGACGAACGACCTGCGCTATCGCCGGGCGGCGATCGCCTACGCGGCCGCGGTGGCGGAGCGTCAGCGCCTCGATCCGAGCGAGCACACCCACGGCCTGTACGGGCACTTCCGCGCGTGGGCGCACGGGACGCTCGCGCAACGCGCCTGGGAGCACGTCGGCTGGGGCTACAACTGCGGCGCGGTCCTGCCCGACGAGCTGAGCGGCGTCGCCGCGCTGCTCGACCTGTTCCCCGACGACGCGGACGCCGACCGCTGGCGCGCGCTGCTGCGGCGCTACGCCGAGGGCTACCTGAAGCCGGCGTGCGCGCTGTCGCCGTTCTCGATCCTGCCGCTCGGCGACTGCGAGGGCGAGGTCCGCTTCTTCGGCCCGGCGTGGCACGGCTTCAACGGCGCGTACGCGCGGATGGCGCGCACCTGCATGGTGCTCGCCCGCCAGCTCCAGGACCCGGCGCTCGAAGCGCTCGCGGTGCGTCAGCTGCAATGGATCGCCGGCGCCAACGCCGGCGTCCCCGACGGCGAGGGAGGGCACCGCGGCGTGTCGATGATCGCCGGCGTCGGCGAGCACGCGGTCGAGGTCCTGAGCGGGATCGCCGGATCGATCGCCAACGGCTTCTCGGCGACGCCGCAGTTCCAGCTCGTGCACCTCGACGACCTCGCCGACCGGCCGGCCCATCTGACGAACGAGGACTGGATCCTCCACAACGGCGCATGGCTGTCGGGCCTCGCGGCGATCTCCGCGCGCCCGCGCGTGAAGGTCAAGGCGATGCTGCGCGGAGAGCCGGTCGCGGCGCACGTCTCGCTCGCGCTCGGCGAGACGTCGATCGACGGCGCCGTGAACGAGCGCGGCGTGCTCGTCGCCGAGCAGCTTCCGCGGCTGAGCGAGGGCACCGTGCGCGTCGCCTGGGAGGAGCTGGCCGTCGAGCTGCCGGTGGCACCGGTCGCCGGCGCGACGCTGGCGGTCGTCGTCGACTTCGCCGACGCGCTCGAGCTGACGCTGGCGGGCGGCAGCGGCGAGGAGCTGATCGCGGCTGTCGCCAACCGCGGCCGCGACGCGAGCAGCGTGCACGTGTCGCTGTGTGCGTCCGGCGTCGTGCTGGAGCGCGACGAGCTGGAGCTGGAGCTGGCGCCCGGCGAGGTGCTCCCGGTGCGTGTGGGGTGCCGGCTCGACGGCGCGCAGCCGCGCGCCGCGTGGGTGCGGGCAGTCGCGCGCAGCGCGTGGTCCGAGCAGACGGCCGAGACATGGTGGATCTAG
- a CDS encoding carbohydrate ABC transporter permease, whose product MSSATSRIWLVRVTMTVIAFVMFFPFAWMLSASLKTNAEVLQYPPRLLPADPQWSNYLDVFSEVAFARYMLNSLIVAVTVTAVALILHAMAGYALACLRFRGRNVVFMLILTTMMVPFYSLIVPLLQLTKELGWIDTYQGMIVPWIPHAFGIFLMRQYYMSFPKELREAATIDGLGPLQTFFRIVLPTSYPMLSALGIIYFIGNWDRFLWPLIVTNSSDMWTVPIGLIQFQGQYTVKWNLLMAAAVIASVPTIVLFVVLQRRIVEGVKMSGIKG is encoded by the coding sequence ATGAGTAGCGCGACCTCGCGCATCTGGCTCGTGCGCGTGACGATGACGGTGATCGCGTTCGTGATGTTCTTCCCGTTCGCGTGGATGCTGTCGGCGTCGCTGAAGACGAACGCGGAGGTGCTGCAGTACCCGCCGAGACTGCTGCCGGCCGACCCGCAGTGGAGCAACTACCTCGACGTCTTCAGCGAGGTCGCGTTCGCGCGCTACATGCTCAACTCGCTGATCGTCGCCGTGACGGTGACGGCCGTCGCGCTGATCCTGCACGCGATGGCAGGGTACGCGCTCGCCTGCCTGCGCTTCCGCGGTCGCAACGTCGTCTTCATGCTGATCCTGACGACGATGATGGTGCCGTTCTACTCGCTGATCGTCCCGCTGCTGCAGCTGACGAAGGAGCTCGGCTGGATCGACACCTACCAGGGCATGATCGTGCCGTGGATCCCGCACGCGTTCGGGATCTTCCTGATGCGGCAGTACTACATGAGCTTCCCGAAGGAGCTGCGCGAGGCGGCGACGATCGACGGGCTCGGACCGCTCCAGACGTTCTTCCGGATCGTGCTGCCGACCTCGTATCCGATGCTCTCGGCGCTCGGCATCATCTACTTCATCGGCAACTGGGACCGCTTCCTCTGGCCGCTGATCGTGACCAACTCCTCCGACATGTGGACCGTGCCGATCGGGCTGATTCAGTTCCAGGGCCAGTACACCGTCAAGTGGAACCTGCTGATGGCGGCCGCCGTGATCGCGTCGGTGCCGACGATCGTGCTGTTCGTCGTGTTGCAGCGACGGATCGTCGAGGGCGTGAAGATGTCCGGGATCAAGGGCTGA